The window AAGACCTCTCACTTTTCTagagattaattaatttacttttttttgttgttgtgtgtgtgtgtgttttttttcgtttgtcgTGGCTTGCATGCCTTTGAAAAGGAATTTTAGTGTGGCAGAGACAAGCTCCACTTTAGAACACATGATCTTGATCATGACTAGgttttgttctcttttctttggACATCAAACACTCAACTTATTAATATGAAAGCATATAGATAGATTCTCTCGTTGggctaaaataatatatatctcgACGATGAAAGCATATATAATCACTTTGAGGAGGGGACTACTAATTTTGTGGGAAGGATATTATCTAAAGATTGAGCTTAAAAGTAACGAATGAGAGTCTTGATGTTGGACTAAAGTAATTTTGCCTTTAGACAACTATGAAAAAACATTATGCCTGCTTATAAACAGTATCTAGcgtaagaaagaaacaaaatgtttgACTTAACATTGaaacccaaataaaataaaaatcaggagaaaaaatttcttcaactggtaaaaaaaatataagcagAATCCAAAATGGTGTTAAGGTAAAGTAagattgatttatttagttaaatttgaatCGAACACCCCTTGCCCTAATAACCTGTATATATTTNcacaacaaagaaacaaaaaaagatggcaACTCAAGCCGCCGGGATCTTCAACTCCGCCATAACAACCGCCGCAACCTCCGGCGTCAAGAAACTCCACTTTTTCTCGACAACCCACCGTCCCAAATCCCTCTCCTTCACCAAAACCTCGATCCGCGCCGAGAAAAAAGATTCCTCCGCCGCCCCCGCGGCCGCTGCAGCCCCCGCCGTGAAAGAAGCTCCCGTGGGATTCACGCCACCGGAGCTAGACCCAAACACACCGTCTCCGATCTTCGCGGGAAGCACCGGTGGGCTCCTACGGAAAGCACAGGTGGAAGAGTTCTACGTTATCACATGGAACTCACCGAAAGAACAGATCTTTGAGATGCCGACAGGAGGAGCAGCGATCATGAGGGAAGGTCCGAATCTGCTGAAGCTAGCTAGGAAAGAACAGTGTTTAGCTTTGGGGACAAGGCTTAGATCCAAGTACAAGATCAAGTACCAGTTCTACAGAGTGTTCCCCAACGGTGAGGTTCAGTATTTGCATCCTAAAGATGGTGTTTACCCAGAGAAGGCCAACCCGGGAAGAGAAGGTGTTGGTCAGAACATGAGATCTATTGGCAAAAATGTTAGTCCCATTGAAGTTAAGTTTACTGGCAAACAAAGNNNNNNNNNNNNNNNNNNNNNNNNNNNNNNNNNNNNNNNNNNNNTTAAATTTGAATCGAACACCCCTTGCCCTAATAacctgtatatatttttttctgaacaaTTTGTGATAACGGATAACTTAGtaatcaatatcataaataaattcCAAACCGAATTACTCGACATAGTGCGATGGACATGTTTGGTTTGAATTGGGACCCCGAGAGACAAAGCTAAAAAAAGTTAGGTAATATGCAAAGAGTGTAAAGCAATTTGGAGTTGATGGTCAAAAATAGGAAAAGTATGGGCCAATACATAAATGGAGAGACATTACACACATAATTTTTACATTTCGAAATTATAACAgttttggacttttttttttctttgaaactgATGAAGTAGTTTTGGACTTTATCTCAAGTTCTCAAccaatatttatttctttcgCTTATaatatcgtttttttttctaggtcACCATGGAATGTTTTGTATTTAATTGGAATTATGAAActaactataatataaattaagttttttttgattGTTGATCTTCATCTAAGTAAGAATACTACATGTGGgatcaaaaatgttttttgagccacaTCGCACAGATAACATGTTTTTTCCCTGACCaaacaatgattttaaaaatctttcatGAAAAGTACTATCATACTCGTCATCCTGCACTGCACCCATGATATATGCAACAATAATGTGATTTGGCCATATACACCCAACCCAATACCTTCAACTTTAAACCCTATTAACGTACGGCCATACACCAAATACGCGGCACTAAAGAGTAGAGTACTTTAACTATTTGTGTAAAAAGTTGGTGAAGCAGAGTGTTTAAGGCTTGCAAGACGTCATAATAATGGTGGCTAGTTAATTTGAGActgcaagaaaaaaaacgaattagCGATATTGAAAGTTAATATTTTGAGAGAGAGACTCCATCAAATGAATGCTTTCAATCATTACATTTCGAAATAAGTAAACATTAGGTCGATTTAGGTGTTGTAGAAGAAAGAAGACaccaaatttaaaagaaaaatatttacgGTTGAATAATTTTGCTTAGTTTGAATTAATCAAAATCAACATAATGCAGCATTATCTGATGCAGTGATGCTTAGGGAGCAAATTCCGAGTCTAGCATTGTGTCGTCAAGGTCGTCAAGATGATGGAATCTAAGCAAAATCCAAACACGTTCCCAATCATGAACTGCTGTTCCATACATAAAACTAAATCCAGATTAATACATCAGTTTCATCCATTTCACATTCTTGAACAATTCACATGTAGGTCCTTCCCATTGCAGTTTCAACAATATACTTTGCTTGCCTAACAATTACCATGTATACTGCCTTTCTTGCTCCACAAGTTAActctttaaaatgtttaattagGATCTAGTTCATTTTATATTCAATTCATTACTTAACGCCTCAAGCCCATTATTAACCACTTAACTAAAGCATATAGACAAATAGTCTTGGTCAAATAACTAGAATGGAGAAACACTTCGAAAAAGATATGCAAAACCACATACTTCTTTATTAGTACTTAAACAATCTTAGGACTTGTTTAATCATATTATTACACGACGACGTCAAAACTTGATTGACACTCAACAATTCCTAATCTACGCAATATGCACAGATCAGGTAATCTATACACTCACAGAAACTGTTCAACACTCAAAAATCTTAGAGAATTCCCTATTTCCTGATTCGAAAATGGTTAATcctgaagttaaaaaaaaaatgaatcgtGAAGTCCTAAACAAGAAAGCTAGTTGAGCTCAAAGTTTCAACCGTAAATGTGAAGGATACGTACCTAAGAATCTATACGATCAAAATTTGAAGATATCAACaaacaatatatgaaaattgaaGTTCTAATAAATCGCACATAAGGTTAATGAGcagcctttttttttatttcatttttgctACAAGATGTTAGTATACGAGTCTAACAAGATAAGCCCATGGACCAACACATATAAATGGTCAATGATGTGTGTCGGATTAGCTTCAGGGCTTCAGGCCTTTGAATTAAAATTgacccaaacaaaaaagaaaaaggaaaaacaagaaGTCTGAAGAATCTGGTGCGACACCTCCACCAGTATTCTAGTATCTTTGTTAGAAGAAGTCTAAAGGTGACAAAACGACGTCAGATACGCTTAGAATAAGATGGGTAAGAGAAAAATCTAAAGGTTGAATCCTATTGGTTACCTTATCCACTTAATCCAACAAACTCTAGCTTCTCATTTCACaatattatctctttacttCTCATCCAACACATACCATTAACCAAATTTGCTCATTAGacacaacaaagaaacaaaaaaagatggcaACTCAAGCCGCCGGGATCTTCAACTCCGCCATAACAACCGCCGCAACCTCCGGCGTCAAGAAACTCCACTTTTTCTCGACAACCCACCGTCCCAAATCCCTCTCCTTCACCAAAACCTCGATCCGCGCCGAGAAAAAAGATTCCTCCGCCGCCCCCGCGGCCGCTGCAGCCCCCGCCGTGAAAGAAGCTCCCGTGGGATTCACGCCACCGGAGCTAGACCCAAACACACCGTCTCCGATCTTCGCGGGAAGCACCGGTGGGCTCCTACGGAAAGCACAGGTGGAAGAGTTCTACGTTATCACATGGAACTCACCGAAAGAACAGATCTTTGAGATGCCGACAGGAGGAGCAGCGATCATGAGGGAAGGTCCGAATCTGCTGAAGCTAGCTAGGAAAGAACAGTGTTTAGCTTTGGGGACAAGGCTTAGATCCAAGTACAAGATCAAGTACCAGTTCTACAGAGTGTTCCCCAACGGTGAGGTTCAGTATTTGCATCCTAAAGATGGTGTTTACCCAGAGAAGGCCAACCCGGGAAGAGAAGGTGTTGGTCAGAACATGAGATCTATTGGCAAAAATGTTAGTCCCATTGAAGTTAAGTTTACTGGCAAACAAAGCTATGATTTGTAAGTTGTGAAAAACCTTtattgaaaacaagaaaaaaaaccaagactatgtgcatgcaaggttgtgATGACTAtgttttattgttaatttttaatggatctttgttttaatatttcttcttctatttgatttcttttcttgttcAATCCAAGTTTATCATATGactcttgagaaaaaaaaaaaaaaaaaaacattgtgttTATTCGTAACGGTTAAACATTAAATCGAAAAccaacgaaagaaaaaaaattggaaaaccGGACTATTGACGTCAGTTTAGTATTGGGCTTCAAGGGCCCAATTGAGTAGAAAATTTTAAGCCTAAGATTTTTATTGTGGGCCAACTAATAAAACCTAAAGATTCAATTTCAAACGGTCGGGTTTAAAGATTCGGATCATAAATTACTCGATCATCATCGTCTCACTCAACACAAACCCCACAgtaacatcatcatctttcGTCTCACATTCAGTGTTCTTCTCTCCGATCCAAAACCCTAAGAGAAGTTCCGATCGTTCCCGTGGTCACaatcaacaagaaaaa is drawn from Camelina sativa cultivar DH55 chromosome 8, Cs, whole genome shotgun sequence and contains these coding sequences:
- the LOC104709788 gene encoding photosystem I reaction center subunit II-1, chloroplastic-like codes for the protein MATQAAGIFNSAITTAATSGVKKLHFFSTTHRPKSLSFTKTSIRAEKKDSSAAPAAAAAPAVKEAPVGFTPPELDPNTPSPIFAGSTGGLLRKAQVEEFYVITWNSPKEQIFEMPTGGAAIMREGPNLLKLARKEQCLALGTRLRSKYKIKYQFYRVFPNGEVQYLHPKDGVYPEKANPGREGVGQNMRSIGKNVSPIEVKFTGK
- the LOC104707806 gene encoding photosystem I reaction center subunit II-1, chloroplastic translates to MATQAAGIFNSAITTAATSGVKKLHFFSTTHRPKSLSFTKTSIRAEKKDSSAAPAAAAAPAVKEAPVGFTPPELDPNTPSPIFAGSTGGLLRKAQVEEFYVITWNSPKEQIFEMPTGGAAIMREGPNLLKLARKEQCLALGTRLRSKYKIKYQFYRVFPNGEVQYLHPKDGVYPEKANPGREGVGQNMRSIGKNVSPIEVKFTGKQSYDL